From one Lycium ferocissimum isolate CSIRO_LF1 chromosome 5, AGI_CSIRO_Lferr_CH_V1, whole genome shotgun sequence genomic stretch:
- the LOC132058306 gene encoding probable membrane-associated kinase regulator 2, with the protein MEAFNLLKFWRTAAVRDIGPDLDSVKKFADAVDNTDEEIDNDEDSFFDLVITGINGYPKETNNSNSVCVNSSSLKQGKSEINSPESPKDVFFKPKPFSIDTNSKPISPNSMLRAVPKFRVCFLGFRKSKPEKVDISDSSTANPKIQTQKHSPKEHSKVGEVPISCVSFRYNSLTGSKLHKEDKDSSINDSSKQSAKADMCKYLKLMKPLYSISSKRYTDKVRESKLSSLSIQSMSSPRNSSEEKQGNRVAVLGAVRKRLGKSRSTTSTFAGASLSPMRRRDDSLLEKNDGIQGAILHCKRSYSSARKDSSVLLSRNANEDLPRTSCEEQNRWSI; encoded by the exons ATGGAAGCTTTTAACCTTCTCAAATTCTGGCGTACAGCTGCCGTTAGAGATATTGGCCCTGATCTTGATTCTGTTAAAAAGTTCGCAGATGCTGTGGATAATACTGATGAAGAAATCGATAATGACGAAGACTCGTTTTTCGATTTGGTAATCACAGGCATTAATGGATACCCCAAAGAAACCAACAACTCCAATTCTGTTTGTGTAAACAGTTCTTCCCTGAAACAGGGGAAGAGTGAAATCAATTCACCCGAATCTCCTAAAGATGTCTTTTTTAAGCCAAAACCTTTTTCAATTGACACAAATTCAAAGCCTATTTCTCCGAATTCAATGCTCAGAGCAGTTCCTAAGTTTCGCGTCTGCTTTCTGGGGTTCAGGAAATCAAAGCCGGAGAAAGTGGACATTAGCGATTCTTCTACGGCGAACCCGAAAATTCAAACCCAGAAACACTCCCCTAAAGAACATAGCAAAGTGGGAGAGGTTCCAATCAGCTGTGTTTCCTTCAGATACAACAGTTTAACAGGAAGCAAACTTCATAAAGAAGACAAGGATTCTTCAATTAATGACTCGTCAAAGCAATCTGCAAAAGCTGATATGTGCAAGTATTTGAAATTGATGAAGCCTTTGTACTCCATATCTTCGAAAAGGTACACCGATAAAGTTAGAGAAAGTAAATTGTCTTCTCTGTCAATCCAATCAATGAGCTCACCGAGAAACTCATCAGAAGAGAAACAGGGGAACCGAGTTGCTGTACTTGGGGCTGTGCGCAAACGCCTAGGCAAGAGCCGGTCAACAACGTCAACCTTCGCTGGAGCTTCGTTATCGCCGATGAGGCGCAGAGATGATTCATTACTGGAGAAAAATGACGGAATCCAAGGTGCTATTCTTCATTGCAAGAGATCCTACAGCTCTGCTCGAAAAG ATTCTTCGGTGTTATTATCAAGAAATGCTAATGAAGATCTGCCAAGGACCTCTTGTGAAGAGCAGAATAGATGGagtatttga